The Scyliorhinus canicula chromosome 17, sScyCan1.1, whole genome shotgun sequence DNA window TTGTAAGTTCATCCCGGGGTTAAATAAAACATTAAAGTGAACAGTCTGATTCAGTCTCAGTTACCAGAGCGAGGGGTGGGGTCGGTCCGAGGCTCAGGAGTGGCATTTGTAGCAGGGACCATAGACAATGGCTTCAGCCTTCGcaatatttaaatggaggaaatttctgttcatccagtacTGGGTGTCAGGCAGGTCACAACAGTGTGCGTGAGTTGGAGGGAAACTTGAAGGCGATGCTCTCCACACACCTGCTCCCCTGATCCTCCTCGGTGGTGGgagttgtgggatgggggttTTTTGTCAATGTTATGGTTGGGTTGCAGGCACTTAAAACCTCTCCGGTTAACCACCCTTCTCTCCCACCTCTCACTGTCTCATCCCGGAGAGGTAAGTGTCTTGTGTAGGCCCAGACCGGGTGGCAGGttctcttccctgaaggacattggtgaaccaggtgggtttttatgacaatccagcagttttcactttttcccagtgccggccccacaaataaccagattcattcagctcaatttcacaacctgccttttgtgtttttgtgggtgttCTCTCACCCACTTTGTCTGTTTCAATTCAATTTCACAGGGTAAAGGGAAGATTTGCAAGCGGGAACTCAAATGAAAGATCATATCAGGATCTGACCGAGGCTGTGAATTCATCAGGACCTAACTATCATCGGTCTTTGAACATGGAAGCAAGCAGCACCGTTCATGTTGGGGAGAAACCATGGCAACCTGGGgactgtgggaatggattcaattACCCATCAGAGCTGGAAATTCATCGGCAGGTTCACACTGAGGCGATGCCTGAGGAAatgctgttcacctgctccgattgtggggagggattcattaaTCCATCTGACCTGttgacacaccagcaagttcacactggggagacgacattcatctgctcccagtgtgggaagggactcAATAATTCATCtgacctgctggcacaccagcaagCTCACACcgaggagaggccgttcatctgcccaaagtgtgggaagggattcacaaagTTAAACAACCTGCTGAAACATCAGCGTgtccacactgaggagaggccattcacttgctctgaGTGCGCGAAAGGATTTATTAATTCATCGGACCTGCtaacccaccagcgagttcacaccggggagaggccgttcatctgccccaagtgtgggaagggattcgctcagtcatccaccctgctgatacaccagcgggttcacactggggagaagccgtttaaCTGcacccagtgtgggaaaggattcacttgttCGTCCAACCTGATGAGACACCGGCAAGTTCACATTGACAAGAAACCTTTCAAATGTACAGACTGTGAGAAGGGCTACAAAAGTTATGAGGACCTGATTTcccatcaacgtattcacactgacgagagaccattcaAGTGCCCtcactgtgggtctggattcaggCAGACGTGTGAactcactgtacaccagcgaattcacactggggagaaaccgttcctgtgctccgagtgtgggaagacattcactcagtcggccaacctgctgagacaccagcgagttcacactgacaaGAGACCATTCAAATGCTCAGACTGTGGAAAGTGCTTCAAAAGTTCTGGAGAATTGAtacgccatcaacgtgttcacaccggcgagagaccttttaaatgcccagactgcgagaagtgctataaaagttctggagaACTGAagtcccatcaacgtgttcacactgacgagagaccgttcaggtgctctcactgcgggagtGGATTCAGGAAATCATCCCAACTCACTgcacaccagagaattcacactggggagaggcccttcacctgctctacatgtgggaagagattcacccagtcatccaccctgcagaagcACCGGCgaattcacagtgaggagagaccgttTTCATGCTCGGTGTGTGGGAaaagattcactcggtcatccagcTTGATGAGTCACCAGAAAGTTCACAAATAATTCCAGTGTTGTAGTTTGTAGTTTGCTGTTGTTGACATCCAGGGCTTACCCCTGTTCATTTGGCTCTGTTTGTGTTGATGTTAAATTCCAGCCCAGTTATGGCGGTTAGTATTCTAGATAAAATTCAAATAAATTACCTTTGTGTTGAACGTAATGTGTTGTATCTTTTCGGTATCTCTGACGCAAGTTTTTTGAagtgttctccctctcccctgtctcctccatcctcacctccaacatcaAGTGTAAGGACCACATGGAGCTTCTTTGTCACTAAGATCGACACGATCCAATCAGCTGCCTCTGTTGCTTCCCTCCCTTCTACCAGCCCAAACTGTCTACAAAGTTCTCCCTTTCCAGCCCTAAACTCTCACCGTGCTCTAGTTTCCCTCCTATCATCTATCTCCCTCAAACCTCaccttgtccatgagacctgcctccTGCTCCTTTGATCTTAATCTCACTCAGCAGCTGATTGTCCAACTGCTCCATGTTGGCTGATGTTATTAGTGGTTCTCTCGTGCGTCTGTCCCCAGCATCCTGACACAAAACACTTGACCCCACCTTCTTTGCAAACTACTGTCCCATCTCCatcctcccttttctctccaatgtccttgtccttggtgtccctcaaggatctATCCTCGGTCCCTCCCATTTTCCATCAACAAGCTACAACCAGTTGACATCATCCAATAACAtcgtgttagttttcacatgtacactgcCAACACCCAGGTCTacctccccaccatccctctccaatcctccactgtttgtttttaatttgctttttaataaattttaagagtacccaattcattttttccaattatggggcaatttagcgtggccaatccacctaccctgcacatctttgggttgtgggggcgaaacccacgcaaacacggggagaatgtgcaaactccacacggatagtgatccagagctgggatggaacctgggacctcggcgtcgtgaggcagcagtgctaccactgcgccactgtgctgccctgttcctccactgttactaaattatcaaactgcttATCCCACATCCGGTACTGGAAGAGAAGAAAATTCTCTGGGTTGCCAGTCTTGTGCTTCTCTGtcgcgcgccattcgctggtaccgggattctgtcttcccaccAATTGTCAATAGGATTTTCCGCTGGTGGGGCTGGCAGAAAAATTGAATCGCAAtcaccggagaattccagccactgtCTTCAGTCACCACAACGAATTCCCAAACTCCCgagtccatccctctctctggaaaCTGTCTGAGGCTGAACCGCACTCTGCACAATCTCTGTGTCAGATTTGACCCCAAGGTGAGTTTCTGATCACATATCCACACCGTCATTAATACCAAATATTTAATTCTTCATAACGTCGCttgtctccacccccaccctcagctcatctgctaaaACCCTCACCCTTGTCCATGTTATCTTTAGAATTGACAATTCCAATACATTCCTGTCCAACCTCTCTCCCATTCACCCCACCCCAcagatcatccaaaactctgctgcctgtgagcTTTCTCACACCAAGCCCTCTTCACCCATCAGCCCTGTGGGCGCTGACCTAAATTGGATCCTGTTCAAACAATGCctgcattttaaaatttgcatcctCATTTTCGAATTCCTCCGTGACCTGATCCTCCTCAGTCACGGTCACCTCCATTTTCACAATTCTCTTGAGATGTCTGCATCCGTCTCAACTTGGCCTCTTCAGCATCTCTGATTACTCCACCATTAGTGGCAGGGCCTAGGCACGAAACTCTGAAACTACCTTCCTAAACTCTCCATTTCTCTCCTGATTGAAGATATGTGTTATAATCTGCCTCACTGATTAAGCTTTGGGGTATCTACCCTAATATGGCCACTGCAGTGCTGATTTTGGGCTGCATTGAGTTATAACGTGGGAGTTTTGTGATtgagggttaaagggatatggggaataggttgggggggggggatttgaaaccaggaagaaatcaaccatgatctgattgaatggcagagcagactcgaaggactgaattgcctacttcggctcctaattcctatgttcttatggctCTGTGTCATTTTTCTTCCTTCATGATACCTCTCTGAAACACCTTGGGACGCTTTCTTGCCAATTAATTGCATTTTCAGATCCATACGTAATGGACTTGTTGCCATGGCGAACAAAACTGTTTCACCACTAGGGCTCTGCTGTTATTTCATAGTCTTCATGACATCATAAGACTGGATGACATCATCAGAGTCCATTGTTTGTGAATGACCTACATCAATAACAACAGGAATTGTTCATCAACCTGAGCACGTTATCTAGGCCGACACTCCAGTGTGAcattgagggactgctgcactgtgagacaCTGTGTCCTTGTGGAGACTGTGGCCAATCCTTATAGAGTCTCGGTGCCAAAGGGCTGAGTGATTGTGAATGTTATACCCTGTTCACAACACAGAGcaatcagtttaacatcagtggtggggaaaaatgaaaccaataatttgggacaaaatCAACTGGCGTTTGGATCATTATTTCCAACGTTTTCTGATTTTAATACTGAAAACTTTCCTGGATCTGAAGGCTGGGAGAGATACTCTGGGATGCATGGGGAGCTGAGACTTATCCATGAGAATAACCGTAGGAATGAGAACTGAAATAATCTGGAGTTAGAAAGgagaaaaacaatttaaaatagaGCAGTTGGTAACAGGACGTCAATTAATCTCCTCTTATCCTGGAGAAATCAACTGTGTTcaaaacaaagctgatttatttaatGGACATCAAGATATTAAACTCCAGCCCAGTTACAGGGATTATTAACATCAGTAGAAATATACCCCAATTGtgagaatgaacatggttcagttctggatgtgattaacagtgatagtaacagcagaatccaacacaTTAAGAGGAAAAGTataaattatttccactggtttGATAGTCCAGGCATGGTTTACCAGACCCTTAGGAGTGAAATTACACTGGAGACATGACACAGAAACAGGCAATTGGACAGTTGTGGAGCAGATTATTATCCAAAGTAATCTCAGGTACAGAAGGATTGTTTATTTGCCACGCATTGGAAGAGCACTACCTTAAAGACTGTCTCTCAAGCAAGATCCTCCCCCAACTGAGAAATCATTGGCATATCTTGAGACGCATGTAGGCACTATATTGCTTAAATTACAACATTGCCTGTTTTGTGTTTACATTAAACAAATACTTCTGTGTGTAGATTTTCAAGAGGCAGAGTGTCTGTTACCCCAAATATTATCTGTCTTCCCTATCTCTTGGAGGTTCCTCCTAATCACTCCCTGGTGTCTCTTGCTACTAGGCTCGGTCTTGCACTGATAAGTTAGGACTTTGAGGAATACAGATGTCATCAGGCTACAGGTATGGGCCCTGAAGACGTCTGGGGTTTATTAATCCTAGCTCGCTGTTTAACCACGTAAGCATCCAGCTCGCGTTGCCTGCGTGCCTTTGACGCATGTTAACTGAGTGCGGAATTTCACTTAACCTTTCCTCAGACAAATAAGAACATTAAGAATTAGGAACaagagtgggcaattcagcccctcgagcccactccaccattcaagacgatcatggctgatctctcggCTTCAACTCCACGTTCCTGCTCGTTCTCTATAACCGCTCAAGGCATTACCAATTTAAAATCTGTCTTATCTCCACCTCATAATTTCAAATTCCTCTAAAAGTCCTTTATTAAATTACATAGATTCCCCAGTCTCTTTTGATGTAATCATTGAATCTCTATAAAGATCCCTTAATAACCACATTCATTATCTTCCCCAATAAATTGTTGTAATAAACCATATTCATTATTTCCCTCTTACAGCCCCCCATTTTGGCCCTTGGCCTAGCCCATGGCAGCCAATTCTCAGATGCT harbors:
- the LOC119951630 gene encoding zinc finger protein 850-like — protein: MEASSTVHVGEKPWQPGDCGNGFNYPSELEIHRQVHTEAMPEEMLFTCSDCGEGFINPSDLLTHQQVHTGETTFICSQCGKGLNNSSDLLAHQQAHTEERPFICPKCGKGFTKLNNLLKHQRVHTEERPFTCSECAKGFINSSDLLTHQRVHTGERPFICPKCGKGFAQSSTLLIHQRVHTGEKPFNCTQCGKGFTCSSNLMRHRQVHIDKKPFKCTDCEKGYKSYEDLISHQRIHTDERPFKCPHCGSGFRQTCELTVHQRIHTGEKPFLCSECGKTFTQSANLLRHQRVHTDKRPFKCSDCGKCFKSSGELIRHQRVHTGERPFKCPDCEKCYKSSGELKSHQRVHTDERPFRCSHCGSGFRKSSQLTAHQRIHTGERPFTCSTCGKRFTQSSTLQKHRRIHSEERPFSCSVCGKRFTRSSSLMSHQKVHKYPVMAVSILDKIQINYLCVEQGIRRGGFSIGGTENQTSHRDLAELPIYRNLNIVRFLNMEEKGSVQSEEKPYTCFVCGRDFSGSSDLLKHKCNHSREKPWKCGDCGKGFKSPSDLETHRRSHTGEKPFTCFRCGKGFTRSSYLLIHQRLHTGERPFTCSKCGKRFIQSSNLLTHQRIHTEERPFKCPDCGKCYKGSMELMRHRRVHTDERPFRCSHCGIGFRWSSQLTAHKHSHTGERPYTCSECGKAFTQSSHLLRHQHGHSDERPFTCSMCGKGFTQQSHLQTHQRVHTNETPFKCLGCGKCFKGSQDLMLHQRLHLAEGSFGCSQCGTGFRKSSQLDAHQEIHTGERPFTCPGCGKGFTHPSNLLRHQRVHTGERPFTCSECGRGFTQSSNLLTHQRVHTGERPFTCSECGRGFAYLSVLLTHQRVHK